One window of Pseudomonas sp. ML2-2023-3 genomic DNA carries:
- the cadR gene encoding Cd(II)/Pb(II)-responsive transcriptional regulator — MKIGELAKLTDCQVETIRYYEREGLLPEPARSEGNYRLYTQAHVERLTFIRNCRSLDMTLEEIRSLLNLRDSPQDQCESVNALIDEHIHHVKARIDGLLALQTQLLDLRQRCGEGPNGEHCGILQQLEVSGSVSTPEGEPSHVGRSHGH; from the coding sequence ATGAAAATTGGTGAACTGGCTAAATTGACCGATTGTCAGGTCGAAACCATCCGTTATTACGAGCGCGAAGGGTTGCTGCCGGAGCCCGCGCGCAGTGAAGGCAATTACCGCTTGTACACCCAGGCTCACGTGGAGCGGCTGACGTTCATCCGCAATTGCCGCAGCCTGGACATGACCCTCGAAGAAATCCGCAGCCTGCTCAACCTGCGCGACAGCCCGCAGGACCAGTGCGAAAGCGTGAACGCACTGATCGACGAGCATATTCATCACGTCAAGGCACGGATCGACGGCTTGCTGGCCTTGCAGACACAACTGCTCGACCTGCGCCAACGGTGTGGCGAAGGGCCGAACGGGGAACATTGCGGAATTTTGCAGCAGCTGGAAGTCAGCGGATCGGTCAGCACGCCGGAAGGCGAACCCAGCCATGTAGGCAGAAGCCACGGGCATTGA
- a CDS encoding NRDE family protein, whose product MCLIVFAWRPGHAQPLVVAANRDEFYARPAKPFAQWANAPQVYAGRDLEAGGTWLGIGADGRFAALTNIREPHKPPSRRSRGELVADFLTGNQSIAEYFTQVGRRSVEYAGFNLLLGTRDQLWHFNSKDLAPQPLSEGIYGLSNAGLDTPWPKLMKAKAALAEVLDDPQPQALLALLKDSQTAPFSELPDTGVGLATESLLSSVFIASPSYGTRASTALIINADGSRLVVEHSFGPLGGRLGEVRIEA is encoded by the coding sequence ATGTGTCTGATTGTCTTCGCCTGGCGCCCCGGCCATGCACAGCCTTTGGTCGTTGCGGCCAACCGCGATGAGTTTTATGCGCGCCCCGCCAAACCCTTTGCCCAATGGGCCAATGCGCCCCAGGTGTATGCTGGCCGCGACCTTGAGGCGGGCGGAACCTGGCTGGGGATTGGTGCTGACGGGCGCTTTGCGGCACTGACCAATATCCGCGAACCCCACAAGCCACCTTCGCGGCGTTCACGAGGTGAATTGGTGGCGGACTTCTTGACCGGCAACCAGTCCATTGCAGAGTACTTCACGCAAGTTGGGCGACGTTCCGTCGAATATGCCGGCTTTAACCTGCTTTTGGGCACCCGCGATCAACTCTGGCACTTCAACTCCAAAGACCTGGCGCCACAGCCGCTGAGCGAAGGTATTTATGGATTGTCGAATGCCGGGCTCGACACTCCCTGGCCCAAGCTGATGAAGGCCAAGGCAGCGCTGGCCGAGGTACTCGACGACCCGCAACCGCAAGCCCTGCTGGCCTTGCTCAAAGACTCGCAAACCGCACCCTTTAGCGAACTGCCGGATACCGGTGTGGGGCTGGCCACAGAAAGCCTGCTGTCGAGTGTGTTCATTGCCAGTCCCAGCTACGGCACTCGCGCCAGCACGGCGCTGATCATCAATGCTGACGGTTCAAGGTTGGTGGTGGAGCACAGCTTCGGACCGCTCGGGGGGCGGCTGGGGGAAGTGAGGATAGAAGCCTGA
- the lgt gene encoding prolipoprotein diacylglyceryl transferase → MLPYPQIDPVALAIGPLKIHWYGLMYLIGIGAAWLILSRRLNRFDPTWTKEKLSDLVFWVAMGVIVGGRLGYVLFYDLSAYIANPLLIFEVWKGGMAFHGGLIGVMLAVWWFGKRNGKSFFQIMDFIAPVVPIGLGAGRIGNFINAELWGKASDVPWAMIFPTDPQQLARHPSQLYQFALEGVALFLILWLYSRKPRPTMAVSGMFALFYGIFRFIVEFVRVPDAQLGYLAFGWVTMGQILCIPMIAGGLFLIWWAYHRDPAANKAAL, encoded by the coding sequence ATGCTGCCTTACCCGCAGATTGACCCGGTGGCACTGGCCATCGGACCGCTGAAAATCCATTGGTATGGCTTGATGTACCTGATCGGCATTGGCGCTGCCTGGCTGATCCTGTCGCGACGCCTTAACCGCTTCGACCCGACCTGGACCAAGGAGAAACTCTCCGACCTGGTGTTCTGGGTGGCCATGGGCGTGATTGTCGGGGGGCGTTTGGGCTATGTGCTGTTTTACGACCTGAGCGCCTACATCGCCAACCCGCTGCTGATTTTTGAAGTGTGGAAAGGCGGCATGGCGTTCCACGGTGGCCTGATCGGCGTGATGCTGGCTGTCTGGTGGTTCGGCAAGCGCAACGGCAAATCGTTCTTCCAGATCATGGACTTTATCGCCCCTGTGGTGCCGATTGGCCTGGGTGCGGGGCGTATCGGCAACTTCATCAACGCCGAACTGTGGGGCAAGGCCAGTGATGTGCCGTGGGCGATGATCTTCCCTACCGACCCGCAGCAACTGGCGCGCCATCCGTCGCAGCTTTATCAGTTTGCGCTGGAAGGTGTGGCACTGTTCCTGATTCTTTGGCTGTACTCGCGTAAACCTCGGCCAACCATGGCGGTGTCCGGGATGTTCGCCCTGTTCTACGGCATCTTCCGCTTTATCGTCGAATTCGTCCGTGTACCGGATGCCCAGCTAGGCTATCTGGCGTTCGGCTGGGTGACGATGGGGCAAATTCTCTGCATCCCGATGATCGCGGGCGGCCTGTTCCTGATCTGGTGGGCTTACCACCGCGATCCAGCGGCTAACAAAGCTGCGCTTTAA
- a CDS encoding thymidylate synthase, protein MKQYLDLVANVIKNGTLQANRTGVKTISLPGAMLRYDLKEGFPAITTRRMAFKSAIGEMCGFLRPVNSAADFRALGCKVWDQNANENAQWLANPFRQGEDDLGEIYGVQWRKWPAYKQIERSNQAAIELCLSQGYRQIAEGEEDGQAYLVLYKAIDQVRQCVDTIINDPGSRRILFHGWNCAQLDEMALPPCHLLYQFHPNVETREISLTLYIRSNDLGLGTPFNLTEGAALLSLIGRLTGYTPRWFTYFIGDAHVYENHLDMLNEQLTREPFPMPKLVISDRVPEFAKTGVYQPEWLGLIEPSDFSLEGYQHHAPMTAPMAV, encoded by the coding sequence ATGAAGCAATATCTCGACCTCGTTGCCAACGTCATCAAAAACGGCACCCTGCAAGCCAACCGCACCGGCGTGAAGACCATCAGTCTGCCCGGCGCCATGTTGCGCTATGACCTCAAGGAAGGCTTCCCGGCCATCACCACCCGACGCATGGCGTTCAAATCTGCCATTGGCGAGATGTGCGGCTTCCTGCGTCCGGTCAACAGCGCCGCCGATTTCCGTGCGCTGGGTTGCAAGGTGTGGGACCAGAACGCCAACGAAAACGCCCAGTGGCTGGCCAACCCGTTCCGCCAGGGTGAAGACGACCTGGGCGAAATCTACGGCGTGCAATGGCGCAAATGGCCGGCTTACAAGCAAATCGAGCGCAGCAACCAGGCGGCTATCGAGTTGTGCCTGAGCCAGGGCTATCGCCAGATTGCCGAAGGTGAAGAAGACGGTCAGGCCTACTTGGTGCTGTACAAAGCCATTGATCAGGTGCGCCAGTGTGTCGACACCATCATCAATGACCCGGGCAGCCGCCGTATTCTGTTCCACGGCTGGAACTGTGCCCAGCTCGACGAAATGGCCCTGCCGCCGTGCCATTTGCTGTATCAGTTCCACCCGAATGTCGAGACCAGGGAAATTTCCCTGACTCTGTACATCCGTTCCAACGACCTGGGCCTGGGCACACCGTTCAACCTGACCGAAGGTGCTGCACTGCTGAGCCTCATCGGCCGTCTGACCGGGTACACGCCACGTTGGTTCACCTACTTCATCGGCGATGCCCATGTGTATGAAAACCACCTGGACATGCTCAATGAGCAACTGACCCGTGAACCGTTCCCGATGCCTAAACTGGTGATCTCGGATCGCGTGCCGGAATTCGCCAAGACGGGCGTGTATCAGCCGGAGTGGCTGGGCCTGATCGAGCCGAGCGACTTCAGCCTCGAAGGCTATCAGCACCACGCGCCAATGACCGCGCCGATGGCGGTGTAA
- the ptsP gene encoding phosphoenolpyruvate--protein phosphotransferase, with the protein MLNTLRKIVQEVNSAKDLKAALGIIVLRVKEAMSSQVCSVYLLDPETNRFVLMATEGLNKRSIGKVSMAPNEGLVGLVGTREEPLNLENAADHPRYRYFAETGEERYASFLGAPIIHHRRVVGVLVIQQKERRQFDEGEEAFLVTMSAQLAGVIAHAEATGSIRGLGRQGKGIQEAKFVGVPGSPGAAVGTAVVMLPPADLDVVPDKAITDIPAEIALFKTALEGVRNDMRAVSKKLATQLRPEEQALFDVYLMMLDDASLGSEVKNVIKTGQWAQGALRQVVTDHVNRFELMDDDYLRERASDVRDLGRRLLAYLQHDRQQSMVYPDNTILVSEELTATMLGEVPEGKLIGLVSVLGSGNSHVAILARAMGIPTVMGLVDLPYSKVDGIQMIVDGYHGEVYTNPSEVLRKQYAEVVEEERQLSLGLDALRELPCITPDGHRMPLWVNTGLLADVARAQQRGAEGVGLYRTEVPFMINQRFPSEKEQLAIYREQLAAFHPQPVTMRSLDIGGDKSLSYFPIKEDNPFLGWRGIRVTLDHPEIFLVQARAMLKASEGLNNLRILLPMISGTHELEEALHLLHRAWGEVRDEGTDVPMPPIGVMIEIPAAVYQTKELARQVDFLSVGSNDLTQYLLAVDRNNPRVADLYDYLHPAVLQALQSVVRDAHAEGKPASICGEMAGDPAAAILLMAMGFDSLSMNATNLPKVKWMLRQVSLSRAKELLAEVMTIDNPQVIRSTIHLALKNMGLTRMMNPAAIKPY; encoded by the coding sequence ATGCTCAATACGCTGCGCAAGATCGTCCAGGAAGTTAACTCCGCCAAGGATCTCAAGGCGGCGTTGGGGATTATTGTGTTGCGCGTCAAAGAGGCCATGAGCAGCCAGGTCTGCTCGGTCTATTTGCTTGATCCAGAGACCAACCGCTTTGTCCTGATGGCCACCGAGGGCTTGAACAAGCGCTCGATCGGCAAAGTCAGCATGGCGCCCAACGAAGGCCTTGTGGGCCTTGTGGGCACCCGTGAAGAGCCTCTGAACCTCGAAAACGCCGCCGATCACCCGCGCTATCGCTACTTTGCCGAAACCGGAGAGGAGCGCTATGCCTCTTTCCTGGGTGCGCCGATCATCCACCACCGCCGTGTGGTCGGGGTTCTGGTCATCCAGCAAAAGGAGCGTCGCCAGTTCGATGAGGGTGAAGAAGCCTTCCTGGTGACCATGAGCGCCCAGTTGGCAGGGGTTATTGCCCATGCCGAAGCCACGGGGTCGATTCGCGGCCTGGGCCGTCAGGGCAAGGGTATTCAGGAAGCCAAGTTCGTCGGCGTGCCGGGTTCTCCGGGTGCGGCGGTGGGTACTGCCGTCGTCATGTTGCCTCCGGCGGATCTGGACGTGGTGCCCGACAAGGCCATCACCGATATTCCTGCCGAAATCGCGCTGTTCAAAACAGCCCTCGAAGGCGTGCGCAACGACATGCGCGCCGTGTCGAAAAAACTCGCCACGCAGTTACGCCCCGAAGAGCAGGCGCTGTTCGACGTGTACCTGATGATGCTCGACGATGCGTCGCTGGGCAGCGAAGTCAAAAATGTCATCAAGACCGGTCAGTGGGCCCAGGGCGCGCTGCGTCAGGTGGTGACTGATCACGTCAACCGTTTTGAATTGATGGACGACGACTACCTGCGCGAGCGGGCGTCGGATGTGCGCGACCTCGGTCGTCGCCTGCTGGCCTACTTGCAGCATGATCGCCAGCAGAGCATGGTCTACCCCGACAACACCATTCTGGTCAGCGAAGAACTGACCGCCACCATGCTCGGCGAAGTGCCTGAGGGCAAGCTGATCGGCCTGGTGTCGGTACTGGGTTCGGGCAACTCCCACGTGGCCATTCTGGCACGGGCCATGGGCATTCCTACGGTCATGGGCCTGGTCGATCTGCCGTACTCCAAGGTCGACGGCATCCAGATGATCGTCGATGGCTATCACGGCGAGGTCTACACCAACCCCAGCGAAGTGTTGCGCAAGCAATACGCCGAGGTTGTCGAAGAAGAACGCCAGTTGTCCCTGGGGCTGGACGCCCTGCGCGAGCTGCCGTGCATCACCCCGGACGGGCATCGCATGCCGCTGTGGGTCAACACCGGCCTGCTGGCCGATGTGGCGCGTGCGCAGCAGCGTGGCGCCGAAGGCGTAGGTCTGTACCGCACCGAAGTGCCGTTCATGATCAACCAGCGCTTTCCAAGCGAAAAGGAGCAGCTGGCGATTTATCGCGAGCAACTCGCCGCCTTCCATCCGCAACCGGTGACGATGCGCAGCCTGGACATTGGCGGCGACAAGTCACTGTCGTACTTCCCGATCAAGGAAGACAACCCGTTCCTCGGCTGGCGCGGGATTCGCGTCACCCTCGACCACCCTGAAATCTTTCTGGTTCAGGCCCGGGCCATGCTCAAGGCCAGTGAAGGCCTGAACAACCTGCGCATTTTGCTGCCGATGATCTCCGGCACCCATGAGCTCGAAGAAGCCCTGCACCTGTTGCACCGTGCCTGGGGTGAAGTGCGTGACGAAGGGACCGACGTGCCGATGCCGCCCATCGGCGTGATGATCGAAATCCCGGCGGCGGTCTATCAGACCAAGGAGCTGGCGCGCCAGGTGGACTTCCTGTCGGTGGGTTCCAACGACCTGACTCAATACCTGCTGGCCGTGGACCGTAACAACCCACGGGTCGCGGATTTGTACGACTACCTGCACCCGGCCGTACTGCAAGCCCTGCAATCGGTCGTGCGCGACGCCCACGCTGAAGGCAAGCCGGCGAGTATCTGCGGTGAAATGGCCGGTGATCCGGCGGCTGCGATTCTGCTGATGGCGATGGGTTTTGACAGCCTGTCGATGAACGCCACCAACCTGCCAAAAGTGAAGTGGATGCTGCGCCAGGTCAGCCTGAGCCGCGCCAAGGAACTGTTGGCTGAAGTGATGACCATCGACAACCCGCAGGTTATTCGCAGCACCATCCACCTGGCCCTGAAAAATATGGGTCTGACGCGGATGATGAACCCGGCGGCAATCAAGCCGTATTGA
- a CDS encoding putative 2-aminoethylphosphonate ABC transporter ATP-binding protein, with protein MNSSNATALTQPGVPMRVRNVSKRFGAFTALDSVSLEVAAGELVCLLGPSGCGKTTLLRCIAGLERQDDGALYLGDRDVSELAPQARDYGILFQSYALFPNLTVEANIAYGLAGSNRDVVRKRVGDMLELVGLTGSEKKYPGQLSGGQQQRVALARALAPSPSLLLLDEPMSALDARVREHLCTELRQLQRSLGITTLMVTHNQDEAMLMADRIAVMNNGKVEQYATPQEIYDKPATPFVAEFVGQGNWLPFQRNSASHAQVGGMNMRLADDAGRAASGRLFCRPEAISVNPVLHQENLFPARVREITFLGNRCRMSFELNHLPGHALTAEVGSQDLPRLGAPDIFVALPPGSLQVFA; from the coding sequence ATGAACAGCTCGAACGCAACCGCTTTGACCCAACCCGGCGTACCGATGAGGGTGCGCAATGTCAGCAAACGCTTTGGCGCCTTTACCGCGCTGGACAGCGTCTCGCTGGAGGTGGCCGCAGGGGAACTGGTGTGCCTGCTCGGGCCGTCAGGTTGCGGCAAGACCACGCTGCTGCGGTGCATTGCGGGGCTTGAACGCCAGGACGACGGCGCGCTGTATCTGGGTGATCGCGATGTGTCCGAGCTGGCACCGCAAGCCCGTGACTACGGGATTCTGTTTCAGTCCTACGCCTTGTTTCCCAATCTGACCGTTGAAGCCAACATCGCTTATGGCCTGGCGGGCAGCAATCGTGATGTGGTGCGCAAGCGCGTTGGCGACATGCTCGAACTGGTGGGCCTGACCGGCAGCGAAAAGAAATACCCGGGGCAGTTGTCGGGTGGCCAGCAACAGCGCGTTGCCCTGGCCCGCGCCCTGGCTCCTTCGCCGTCCTTGTTGTTGCTCGACGAGCCGATGTCGGCACTGGATGCCCGTGTGCGTGAGCACTTGTGTACCGAACTGCGCCAACTCCAGCGCAGCCTGGGCATCACTACGCTGATGGTGACGCACAACCAGGACGAGGCCATGTTGATGGCCGACCGCATTGCCGTGATGAACAACGGTAAGGTCGAGCAATACGCCACCCCGCAGGAAATCTACGACAAACCGGCCACCCCGTTCGTGGCCGAGTTTGTGGGGCAGGGCAACTGGCTGCCGTTCCAGCGCAACAGCGCCAGCCACGCCCAGGTCGGCGGGATGAACATGCGCCTGGCAGACGATGCCGGGCGTGCCGCCTCGGGCCGTCTGTTTTGTCGCCCTGAAGCCATCAGCGTGAACCCGGTGCTGCATCAGGAAAATCTGTTCCCGGCGCGGGTGCGAGAAATCACCTTTCTGGGCAATCGTTGCCGCATGAGTTTTGAACTCAACCACTTGCCGGGCCATGCGCTGACTGCCGAAGTCGGTAGCCAGGACTTGCCGCGCCTTGGCGCCCCGGACATTTTCGTCGCCCTGCCCCCGGGCAGCTTGCAGGTGTTTGCCTGA
- a CDS encoding sulfite exporter TauE/SafE family protein encodes MEFLLYLVLGGFAGVLAGLFGVGGGIIIVPVLVFSFTLQGFDSEVLTHLAVGTSLATIIFTSINSIREHNRKGAVRWPLFVWMTLGILIGAGIGAITAEAIAGPHLQKIIGVFALLIAVQMALGLQPKASGTVPGKFGLTLAGTVIGWASAIFGIGGGSLTVPFLSWRSVPMQQAVATSAACGLPIALVGALSFMIIGWHNPDLPAHSLGFVYLPALLGIALTSMFFARFGARLAHKLSPRLLKRLFAALLFCVGLSFLI; translated from the coding sequence ATGGAATTTCTGCTCTATCTGGTGCTGGGAGGTTTTGCGGGCGTGCTGGCCGGGCTGTTCGGGGTCGGTGGCGGAATAATCATCGTGCCGGTGCTGGTGTTCAGCTTCACCTTGCAGGGTTTTGACAGCGAGGTGCTGACCCATCTGGCCGTGGGTACGTCATTGGCCACGATCATTTTTACCTCGATCAACTCGATTCGTGAGCACAACCGCAAAGGCGCCGTGCGCTGGCCGCTGTTTGTCTGGATGACACTGGGCATTCTGATAGGCGCGGGTATTGGTGCGATCACGGCAGAAGCGATTGCCGGTCCTCACTTGCAGAAAATTATTGGCGTGTTCGCCCTGCTGATTGCCGTGCAAATGGCCCTGGGGTTGCAGCCCAAGGCCAGCGGCACGGTGCCGGGCAAGTTCGGTCTGACCCTGGCGGGCACCGTGATTGGCTGGGCTTCGGCGATTTTCGGCATCGGTGGTGGTTCGCTGACCGTGCCATTCCTGAGCTGGCGCAGTGTGCCGATGCAGCAAGCCGTAGCCACCTCGGCGGCCTGCGGATTGCCGATTGCGCTGGTGGGTGCATTAAGTTTCATGATCATTGGCTGGCATAACCCCGACCTGCCCGCGCATAGTCTCGGTTTTGTCTACTTGCCGGCGCTGCTCGGGATTGCCCTGACCAGCATGTTTTTCGCCCGTTTTGGTGCGCGACTGGCCCACAAGCTTTCGCCACGCCTGCTGAAACGGCTGTTTGCCGCACTGTTGTTCTGTGTCGGTTTGAGTTTCCTGATCTAA
- a CDS encoding LysR family transcriptional regulator, whose translation MLSAELKAFYRVAQLGSITQAAKKLGLSQPTVTTQIRNLESQYAVELFYRGGRRLTLSDEGVRLLPMVKALLQQEADIEFFLRNSGQGNGTLRIAATAPYYILDLVKAFRERLPQIEVSVDIGNSQQVLEALDEYRVDIAASSQLLEDPRLIRRVLGADPLVLAVHRNHPLANLEHVPLSALAGHCLLMREQGSTTRKLTEELLESAGVSFGPLLEIGSRESIREAVLRNIGISIIARQEVPHDPQLRVLTLENAPVIHEYLYCLKERKSARLPAAFLGLAQEMAPA comes from the coding sequence GTGCTGAGTGCCGAGCTGAAAGCGTTTTACCGGGTGGCCCAGTTGGGCAGCATTACTCAGGCCGCAAAAAAGCTCGGGCTTAGCCAGCCGACCGTGACCACGCAGATCCGTAACCTCGAAAGCCAGTACGCCGTGGAGCTGTTCTACCGTGGCGGCCGGCGCCTGACACTCAGCGATGAGGGCGTGCGTCTGCTGCCGATGGTCAAGGCGCTGCTCCAGCAAGAAGCCGACATCGAGTTCTTTTTGCGCAACAGCGGCCAGGGCAACGGCACCTTGCGTATCGCCGCCACGGCACCGTATTACATCCTCGATCTGGTGAAGGCCTTTCGCGAACGCTTGCCGCAGATCGAAGTGTCGGTGGACATCGGCAATTCCCAGCAGGTGCTTGAAGCGCTGGATGAATACCGGGTCGACATTGCGGCCTCGTCGCAATTACTCGAAGACCCGCGCCTGATTCGCCGCGTACTCGGCGCCGATCCGCTGGTGCTGGCGGTGCATCGCAATCACCCGCTGGCCAACCTTGAGCACGTGCCGTTGAGTGCGCTGGCCGGGCATTGTCTGTTGATGCGCGAACAGGGTTCGACCACGCGCAAGTTGACGGAAGAACTGCTTGAAAGCGCCGGTGTCAGCTTTGGCCCGCTGCTGGAAATCGGTAGCCGGGAATCGATCCGCGAGGCCGTGCTGCGCAACATCGGCATCAGCATCATTGCCCGGCAAGAAGTGCCCCACGACCCGCAGCTCCGGGTGCTGACCCTGGAAAATGCGCCGGTCATCCACGAATACCTGTACTGCCTCAAAGAGCGTAAATCGGCGCGTTTGCCAGCGGCTTTTCTGGGGCTGGCGCAAGAGATGGCCCCGGCCTGA
- a CDS encoding heavy metal translocating P-type ATPase codes for MSDSIHTPHKHDHDHGKKHDHASHGHSCCSTAAGPSVIKLGAAPTAGARLSNFRIEAMDCPTEQTLIQNKLGKLAGVQQLEFNLINRVLGVTHDLPSTEPIIAAIKSLGMVADPIESGAEAAPAAPPVKKHWWPLAVAGVGALAAEVLHFTDAAPTWVIALVALVSILSGGLTTYKKGWIALKNLNLNINALMSIAVTGAVLIGQWPEAAMVMFLFTVAELIEAKSLDRARNAISGLMQMAPDKATVQQADGSWIELEVKDIALGAIVRVRPGERIGLDGEVIAGSSTIDQAPITGESLPIEKTVGDKVFAGTINQAGALEYRVTAAANNSTLARIIHAVEQAQGARAPTQRFVDSFSKIYTPLVFVFALAVAVIPPLFMGGVWFDWIYRALVLLVVACPCALVISTPVTIVSGLAAAARKGILVKGGVYLESGHKLDFLALDKTGTITHGKPVQTDYLPLEPLVTDSAVLLAASLASRSDHPVSLAVATAAVDKNLQLSAVDNFAALAGRGVRGEIDGKLYHLGNHRLVEELGLCSPALEEKLFALEEQGKTVILLCDNSGPMALFAVADTVKETSREAIRELHELGIKTLMLTGDNPHTASAIAAQVGIDEAQGNLLPEDKLKAIEALYAKGHHVGMVGDGINDAPALARAEIGFAMAAAGTDTAIETADVALMDDDLRKIPAFIRLSRQTSSILKQNIALALVIKAIFLAVTFLGMATMWMAVFADMGVSLLVVFNGLRLLRK; via the coding sequence ATGAGCGATTCCATTCACACCCCGCACAAGCACGACCACGATCATGGCAAAAAGCATGACCACGCCAGTCATGGCCACAGCTGCTGTTCGACCGCGGCGGGCCCCAGCGTGATCAAGCTCGGCGCTGCCCCTACGGCGGGGGCTCGGCTGAGCAACTTTCGTATCGAAGCAATGGATTGCCCTACCGAGCAAACGCTGATCCAGAACAAGCTGGGGAAGCTGGCGGGTGTGCAGCAGCTGGAATTCAACCTGATCAACCGGGTGCTGGGCGTGACCCACGACCTGCCGTCGACCGAACCGATTATCGCGGCGATCAAATCCCTTGGCATGGTGGCCGACCCCATTGAGTCCGGGGCAGAGGCGGCCCCGGCTGCGCCACCCGTCAAAAAACACTGGTGGCCGCTGGCGGTAGCCGGTGTGGGGGCACTGGCGGCGGAAGTCCTGCACTTCACCGATGCGGCGCCTACGTGGGTGATCGCGCTGGTGGCCTTGGTGTCGATCCTCAGCGGCGGCCTGACCACCTACAAAAAGGGCTGGATTGCCCTGAAAAACCTCAACCTGAATATCAATGCGTTGATGAGCATTGCGGTGACTGGCGCGGTGTTGATCGGTCAGTGGCCAGAAGCTGCCATGGTGATGTTCCTGTTTACCGTGGCTGAGTTGATCGAGGCCAAATCCCTCGACCGCGCACGCAATGCCATCAGCGGACTGATGCAAATGGCACCGGACAAGGCCACCGTGCAACAGGCGGATGGCAGCTGGATCGAGCTTGAGGTCAAAGACATCGCGCTTGGCGCCATCGTGCGGGTGCGCCCAGGCGAGCGGATCGGCCTGGACGGCGAAGTGATCGCGGGCAGTTCGACGATCGATCAGGCGCCGATCACCGGTGAAAGCCTGCCCATCGAGAAGACAGTGGGCGATAAAGTCTTCGCGGGCACCATCAACCAGGCCGGTGCCCTGGAGTACCGGGTGACGGCAGCGGCCAACAACTCGACGCTGGCGCGGATCATTCACGCCGTGGAGCAAGCCCAGGGCGCTCGGGCGCCAACCCAGCGCTTCGTCGACAGCTTCTCGAAAATCTATACCCCGCTGGTGTTCGTTTTCGCCTTGGCAGTGGCTGTGATTCCGCCCCTGTTCATGGGCGGCGTCTGGTTCGACTGGATCTATCGCGCACTGGTGCTGCTGGTCGTGGCCTGCCCGTGTGCGCTGGTGATCTCGACACCGGTCACCATCGTCAGCGGCCTGGCGGCAGCGGCCCGCAAGGGGATTTTGGTCAAGGGCGGTGTGTACCTGGAAAGCGGCCACAAACTCGACTTTCTGGCGCTCGACAAGACGGGCACCATCACCCACGGCAAACCGGTGCAAACCGATTACCTGCCCCTTGAACCGTTGGTCACCGACAGCGCCGTGTTGTTGGCCGCAAGCCTGGCCTCGCGCTCCGATCACCCGGTCTCACTGGCGGTCGCCACTGCGGCTGTGGATAAAAACCTGCAACTGAGCGCTGTGGATAACTTCGCCGCCCTGGCGGGTCGCGGTGTGCGTGGCGAGATAGACGGCAAGCTTTACCACTTGGGCAACCACCGACTGGTAGAGGAACTGGGCCTGTGCTCGCCTGCCCTTGAAGAAAAGCTGTTTGCCCTGGAAGAGCAGGGTAAAACAGTCATCTTACTGTGCGACAACTCAGGCCCGATGGCGCTTTTCGCGGTAGCAGACACCGTCAAGGAGACCAGCCGCGAAGCGATTCGGGAATTGCATGAGCTGGGCATCAAAACCTTGATGCTTACCGGCGACAACCCGCACACCGCCAGTGCCATTGCGGCCCAGGTCGGCATCGACGAAGCGCAAGGCAACTTGCTGCCGGAGGACAAGCTCAAGGCGATCGAAGCCCTGTATGCCAAGGGGCATCACGTGGGCATGGTGGGTGACGGAATCAACGACGCCCCCGCCCTGGCCCGCGCCGAGATTGGTTTTGCGATGGCTGCTGCGGGCACGGATACTGCGATTGAGACGGCCGATGTCGCCCTGATGGACGACGATCTGCGCAAGATCCCGGCATTCATTCGCCTGTCACGCCAGACCTCCAGCATCCTCAAGCAGAACATTGCCCTGGCATTGGTCATCAAAGCGATCTTTCTTGCGGTAACCTTCCTCGGTATGGCCACCATGTGGATGGCCGTGTTTGCCGACATGGGCGTGAGTCTGTTGGTGGTGTTCAACGGTTTGCGCCTGTTGCGCAAATAG